The Ziziphus jujuba cultivar Dongzao chromosome 12, ASM3175591v1 sequence gtagatttggataaatgaaattgtaaaaaaaataaaaaaataaaataaaaaaataaaaagaaaaagaaaagccaaaacgcACTAAAAGCAGTcgttttttaaccattttaaacaataaaacatgaCCAAAACTTAGAAGCCCTTCTCGCTTATAGTATAGactaaaggatatatatatatcctaaatTACCGTCCAATATACGTTGAAGTCCATCCGTCGAGATAAAATTACTATCCCAATATATATAGCTACAGATGATGAAAAATGTGACTACAAGTGAATtgtaattaaagtttttttgttttttgcttaaCAGGAACAATTAAGCAGAAAAGTTTCAGCacgaatattattaaatatttaataattaaaattcaaaggaaaagggaaaaaaaatatctttgaaGATGaccaataaaattatcaaattgaatCGCTCAATGTATAGATTACGCTAATTATCATCTaggaaatgaattaaaaaagcaACTGCTTTAATGCGTATCCAGCACAGGATTTGTATGCTGCTGTCCAACTTAAACTAGGCTTTATCCACCAAAATATTGGAACAATCAAGTAGAAAAGTTTCAGCATCAATATTATTAGATATAATAGTTTAAAttcaaaggaaaaggaaaatatatatatatatatatgtatatatatatacgtatatatgtatatgtatatatgtatatgtgtatatgtatatatgtatatgtgtatatgtatatatgtatatatgtatatgtatatatcttttaagataattaataatattatctaattGAGTTGCTTTGTATAtggattatattaattatcatatagaaaacaaaacaaaaagggatTGCTTTAACATGTATCCAACACAAGTATATATATCACCAAGATAAAATTATCATCccaatatatatagctatacaTGTTGAAAAATATGATTGCAATTGGATtgtaattggattttttttattattactattatcttTTGCTTAATTGGAACAATCAAGCATATAAGTTTTAGCATCAAtattattaaagatttaataaCTAAAGTtcaaaggaaaggaaaatatatacgcattatattaattatcacttaagaaataaataaaaaatactggtgttctcttttttttttttttttttttttgggggggggggggggggggggggggggggttttcCCTATCCTCTAAGCCCTCCCCACCCAAATGACTCGAACATGTGCATTCGAGGGTACAGACAAGGATGTTTACCATTAGAACCACTCACTTCATTAATATGGATATTTTCATCCATTATAATCTAGCAATTCACCTTAAATGTGAATCGTAATTGGGCttgaacaattttattttattttattttattttattttattttattttggttgaaGAAGCATCAAGCAGAAAAAGTTGCAATTGGACTTTAAATGTGAATCGTAATTGGATTTGAATAatcatttctttcattttttattttttttttttttttggttttttttgtggCTTAAGAAGCATCAAGCGGAAAAAGTTGCAATTGGACTTCAAATGTGAATTGAAATtggacttttttgttttttttcctcctttttgcTTAACTGGAAcaatctaacttttttttttattttttttatttaagaagcATCAAGCAGAAAATTTTCAGTACCAATATTACTAAAGATTTAATAAATGGAATAGCGGCAATGCAGAACATATAGCCACAGACCACCATGACTTTGACTATTAGAGATTTAATAAATGGAAAAGCGACAACGTAGAACACACTACGAAGGACCACCTTGACTTTGACATTTGGAAAAAAAAGGCTGTCCGAGAAGCGAGCAGTAACCAAAGCCGCTGGACTTGACAAAGTGAGGCAACCCTACCTTCAAACTTCTCGGAGGGCATTTTTGTCAACGTGGAAATATTCATGCGCAAAGCCCGGCGTTTCATTTTTTGGGCCGCAGGAGAAAACACCGGATTACAACCCCACTTTTCTCTGTTCGAAACGACAGCGTTCAACGTTCAGCCATTTATTTTCGCGCGTGATTATTTCCATACCTTATTTACACCCTGGTCAACTCGTGGGCCATGggcattcttttatttttctgaggGATGGGTTTGGTCGGTGTGGGAAAAGAATGAGCGGTtcgttttacaattttaaaatggctttatatattattatttaaatatataaaaaataaaaaattatttaatattatattatttatttttaaaatatttttaatttatattattttaaaattatatatttttataaataaaaatatttttttgtaattataaaataactatatatagtttcataaaaataaattttactaaaatatttttattttcttcttttttattttttattttgaattaggattgatttttgtttatttttattatttttttaatgacataaaaaattatttatttgaaaacaaaaaattaactaacaatGGAGGGTATTGGAGATTGGAATTGACATGACCATCTCATTTTTCaagataatttcttttttcaagaccaaaaagttttattattatttttctatctcATTTTTCAAGACAATTTTATTATCTACATCTTTTTCATCCtgcatatttttttacatttaattatatataaattatcaatgattcaaaaaaatttggcatatttgtatatacatacaatattcGATAGATAAAAGCTAAACatcttaataatatttagatagATGCTTCTTAACAATTAAAAAGTGTTCATATTTAAACTTTGCATAAAAAATGAAttctaaacattttaataatatttagattaACGCttctgaacaattaaaaaatattcagatttaaactttcaaataaaagatgaattttaatatatcaaaatcaaatataagagTGTTGTTCCGACCTATTCGTTGGTAAGagataggaaaaaaaatccaaactaaagCAATCATcacaatatgaaaaaaaaataaagaaacaaactaAATTCATCTTACTGTTTCATAGTTTTGAGCTttcataatttacaaataatttttgtatctACAATCATAATTTTTAATGGAGTATAAATTAAATGGATATATTTAACGTATTACTTGAGAGGAAGAATGAGactatataaagaaattatttaaatagatttAGTTAACAAATGtccttaatagtaattttaaatggagataaaaatgtaaatcaatAATGAAACTGTATAGACTCCACATGGTAGTGGAACTAGAACTACTCAAAATACCAAAGTTCATCTGTGTTAAATAAGATTAGTATGTTTgaagtaatatatttatttttaagagttAGAAAATAGTATAAAAATCAAGGATTACTTTGacattttgaatcaaatttagtagtcaaatatattcaaaacatataaaaataataataataagtgtgAACCtttaaagtgatttttttttttctggcttTGAATTCTTTTGAGTTCAAATGGACTTGTGTGTGCCTCATGAATCCAAACTCAGTTCTTATTtcgtttgtttttatttcttttcttacaTAATGAATTTAGGTTTGCTTTTGGAATCCTcaagaaaaaaagagggaatTATTTGTTAACCCAATTTTAACTTGCAACATACCCTTACATATTTTTGTTGGTCTTTTGTATGGCTTTGATTGATTAGCAAAAGCGTGCAAGTAAATGAGTCCTTTTACAATCCCAATGCTATTATTTCTGTCCTCTGTTTTCAATTGGGTTATTGTTTCTCCTCACAATTACTTGACAATATAAGGTTCCATGCAAGTGAAACCTTCATCATACTTTGTTTACAATATTGAAGCATATTTCTCTATCTCTTTATATTACATTGAATGTACTAGTATATTATCGTTTCGCCTCCAATTGGACAAAAGCAGAATCtgaatatcaatattttagaataaatttgtgtcaggacccgtccagaattccttccccggaaccctagacaagccctgatcccagggaaaccctaccgaaccctccaacggaaaatccgacagagcctcccctaagggatttacttaccacaaattacctgcactgaaaacacacttctaaaaacatccccttattcctcccacggtactacaagttggttccacaaatttcagcacttcaataaaaatacagtaatccagtgcaaaataaatacaacaagagtgaaagaaatagtacaactgcaataaagaagaacagggtacttcacgaagtaaaacagcgatgaagatcaagtccgctctggatgaacaccgacaacctggtacctagaggaacggaatttaagagtgtgagatgctaatcatctcagtgagtgaccctatctactatacaatataataccacagtaataagtagatagataataattaattgaaaataataatttatctcaaaacccttacaattctctcagttggaaaagttctccttttaaaccttttcacaaaaccctttgttcgaatttttccgaaaaccaagacatcaattaaataccagaacagtaataattatatttttaattccaatacagtttccaaacattttatttttttaaaacacagttctgaaaatcatttgatgcacccactatataccagtggcgccaatagtacccagcgtcccaaggtaccgccagacaggaggttatagaaagaaaccggcatacggtcgcgtggcgtcccactgcaccgctgctaacctggtgtcccggccatggggggtggccaccctctccgatggcatccacaggacaccctcataatatcacctgcgcgctactcacatccacctgcgcgctaatcatatccgtgtgcacactatccatatcacatataccatatcacataatcagaacaccagtacgtgcacggtgcatctaaaaatcgtaaaatccacaatttaaattataaaacaatttcacatttttcataaacatagcgggcataatccatccgcttgaaccggaaaattccccacaatttctttgtaatcaatgccataaatcccatgattttcaaatccaccaactcccaaatccatcaattcaaatatccacattttttccaagcataaataatttctcgaaatatcataatcaaatcccataatattttatgggcatattttataaaaattgaaatcaccaacataaccaaatattttccttgaaatatttgaaaatcaaatcgtgcccaatttaccattaaaaccacaccaatttcaaaatcctcaaaaccataaaataatttcacatggcatcaaaatgcacattttcttaaatccaataaattcataaataattccacaataaattgaataaatatttggcacatagaaattaaattccaaatatttaaatcacacataatatattcaccaattaaatttcccaaaattaaattgaaggtgggtcactcacctggagcacgcaattaaactatgatccaccacgggatcaatttcacgactcaccggtgctcctagaacaaaattcacagacagtcaaataaattaatattttattcgggtaaataatacccggtacccggggggtcaaataCAAAcgttatctagaatttacgagttatataccgaatcgaagctcgagtgatgctgatcacagattcggtctcaatttccaaggatcgtacccgacggggtcggaatttcgccgggaagcttttcgggttttggctctgcaattctcccaaatcgtcgcgaattggcggaaacggatgctggattcgggttcaggaggtcgaacatagcggactggagctggccggaaattcgggtactcgccggaaatGAGATGGGCaacctggctggccggcgcttgtacagtaactcgaccggaaagtttgaaaattaccggcggccggtgactctctctttctctctctctctcctctctctctttctctctcttccccgagagttttaacaaataaaacccctgcgtgacactgttcatgccacgtggaccaatcaaaagctgacacgtggcgttactgtgcacttaagccagatatattaaaataatacggtacctggcgaatttcaaacgtccgtaactttttaaccaaatgtccgatttaagcgtgccgctaatctatgaactcgtatcgacgagtactttacaaccatacaagagtcaactcaaaattacatcacaagaaaaagtcaactcccggcaccttttggacaatttacacttcaacttgtttcgcccataactttcaaaccgtagctccgttttcgacgtgctaccagtctacgaactcgtgccaacgtgtactttgtaacggtacctcagtcaatctagaattccaaccgggtcaaaaagtcaacttttgacccctttggtcaacgtgcaaaaattccgacatagttcgggacgggatgttacaatttGGATGTGATTGAAACAGTGGTTTTTATATCAATATTCTAGCACCATACCAGCTACTTTTTGTTTGAAGGAAGTAGATAGGGAAGTTTGCCTCTTTAGCACTTTTGTTTAAGACAAACAGCTTGACCAATATACAATAAAGTACAACCATTAGCTAACACTATTTTTTATGTATAAGTGCGTCCCCAAGTGGTTCTTCATCcattatatattctttattttaaagaaccAATTTCTAAAAATAAGTCTAACCCACtctgtattttgattttttaaaatatagaatggGTTTGGCTCTTTAAATTTTGAGAGCcagaaacattttttatttttaatattatattaatattatttaatgtttatcaaattccaagaccattatattatattaatatattttaaaaatattattgttaaaaacaaaaaaaaaggaaggaaataaatataacaataaatatccattgaaaaaataaaaataaaaaatgtgataCAAAATGTATCGTTGCAgaagttttaaaaattccaCTGTTTatgtttaaatatgttttttattatatgaaagatgctgtttatttttaaagagtTATTTGGAAATGCTCTAAAAACACTTAAAACAGAATTTTTATAGTTGATATGGTGCCAACTGTATATATCATCAATCCAACACGTATTCCAACATgaacaacaaaatttaaatagagAATTCAAACGGTTAACAgacaataatttattatttggtAAGGGTTTTTGCAAGATCTACTTGCATATGATTTCAAATTCCTTACAACTAATAGATAGAGAAAGGTTTTTGAGCTATTATTTGTGGGTAATTGCTCTGAGTAGGAGCAATACTTAATGCAACACTTGAAAGCACCGAAAACATAAAGAATAGTTCCTACAACAATCACGAAATTAGGAccatttatttggtattttccataaaataaaataaaaacaaaaaaaaaaaactataacaaaaaaacaaaataacaaaaaacaaaacaaaaacaaaagcaaaaacagaACACAATTTTGTGACATACCAAAAAGTCGATTTGAGACTAACTTCTGGTCTGATCAGTTGATGGAACTGAAGGGACAAGGACTTGGGGGTGATGAAACTTGAAGTATTCCTTCAAGCATAAGCATAACCTGTTTCATGGTGGGTCTTACATGGGGGTTTTCTTGGAGGCACCAAATGGCAACGATCACAAATCTCTCAACGATTTTCATATCTTCCATGGCCTCTTTGTCATTTTTAACCAGATAATCTAATTTCCCTTCCAAATAACGGTCATAAACCCAATCTGTCAAAATTCTCTTCTCTTCCTCATCAATTTCCATATCTACATTTCTCCTACAGCAAATGATTTCTAGCAGCAACACACCAAAACTGTACACATCGACCTTCACAGACACGGGTGCAGACCTGAACCATTCAGGAGCAACGTAGCCTTTTGTTCCTCtgatatttgtttttgtatggcTTTGATTGATTAGCAAAAACTTTGCCAACCCAAAGTCAGAAATCTGAGCATTGTAATACTCATCCAGAAGTATGTTTTGAGGCTTTATGTCGCAGTGGATGATCTGCGTCCTGCATTCCTCGTGCAAGTAAACAAGTCCTCTTGCGATCCCACATGCAATTTGTGTCCTCTGTTTCCAATTGGGTTTTAGATCTCCAAATAGAAATCTTGCTAAAGTGCCATTTCCCAAGAACTCATACACCAGCAACCTGTGTTGTTTCTCATCACAATAACCGACTAGGCGGACAAGATTCTTGTGATGTGTTTGGCTTATAATGTTAACTTCTGCTTTGAATTCTTTGTCGCTGTCTTCGAAAACTCTGTCTAACATCTTGACAGGAATCAGACCAGTTGATCTCGTTTCGCCTTTGTAAACTATCCCACAAGATCCCCTGCCTAGCTCTTCCTTAAATCCATTTGTGGCCTCTGTCAACTCCTTGTAGGTAAATTGCCGCAATCTACTTTCGACAGAGGTGTCATTTGTAGAAATTTCAACTGCAAGGAGCTTCCTATTGAAGATGCAAAAGAAACCCATACGTGCTGCCCCCACAAATATGACCAACACAGAACTGCCTAAGAGTACAGACAACACCACAATAACCAATGTGTTCTTGTCCTTTGCTGGGTCTTTTGGATTTGGAGGAGGAAGTGGGATTACATGAGACGAATTATAAGCTGTTTTGATATAAGTTGTGGTATATGATTCAACTCTCCCATTGGAAAGTGGAGGCCTCTTCTTCCAACAGTTCGCAAAGGGGCTATAAACGACTGCTGCACATAAACAATCATGCAAACATTCATTTTTGCAGCTCTCCCTATCAGTAGAGCTAAGCACCTCATAATCGGTAAATGGAAAATTAACATCTGATTTCTCCTGCATGAAGTGGTTCTCCGGGTAGATTTGCCTCGAACTACCATCACAACCCAGTAAGAAATTTGGTCTGCAGCCACTATATGCATCATCTGTATTGACCAAAGAATAACCATTTGGGCATGTGCAATTTGCCCTTCTATCAGATTGGGTTGAGCATATACTGTTAAACCCACATACTCCACCTCCCCTAGCTCCATTTACTTTCCAGCATacattgttcggtattgattttaaGGTTCTCCATGTTTCATTCGCAGCAGACGGATCTTTGGAGTGAGAGTTTATGGTAAGAGCCCCATCAAAATTAAGAGTGACTCTCATATAGTAGTCCAAAGGATCTGAGATTGGATTTTCCAGTTTCGAAACAAAGATTTTGCTTCCATTTTCTGTCAATACATGCAAGCCCGACGAATCAAGCTCAACTTGGTTACCAGGATCCGATGTATCACCCTTGGAATCGTATGTATCATAAGATTGGTTTCCTGGCAAATTTATGGTAATAAGCTCAGCAATACCATTATTAGCCAAACGAAACTGGAATCTTCTCGGTGTGAAGTCGGTGTCACTTGTTCTGGCAGAAAGAGAACCACCTAACTTCATGATCTGAGAAGGCAACAGCGTATCAGTGGGATAGTTGAAGCTCTCCCATATGGGTCTATTAAAAATATCCAACAGCATAAAGTTGCCTGTATCATTCATCACAGCATAGTTTACTTCGGCAGAACTCGTTTTTCCAGAGTTCCATAATGTTTGAGCACCGTTTTTGAGCACGAGAGCACTGTCAGAAGTTAGCTCCAGTTTGGAATTCCTTGGAACCGGTTTACCTTTATTTGCATTTGCATACCAAACTGGGGTGAATTGGGCGGATAGTTTGTAATACCAAATGGCAAGTACGAAGGCATCATCGTCAAGCTGGTGGAATCCAAATGCAAAATCTTTAGAAGGTGAAagccaaaaataattattgcttCCTGCAGTCAGAGAAGTTGGAACATTTATTTTGCCGTTGGTTTGAGCAACGACAACGGAAAGGGGaagttggagaagaagaagaaaaaggatagCCATTAATGGTCAATGAATTTCAAGGACAAAGCTACTCGCTTATCATTTGCAGCATGGGGaactttattaagaaaaaaaaaaaaaaaaagaaattgcaaaaaactggaatttatatggtataCGTACACATGTTGAAAAATTCaatctgccttttttttttttttttttaaattttatggagGCATTTAGTTGAATTGTATTTGGTTGAACTTGAGAAAAAGGACATTCAAAAAGATTGGAAATTATACTTATACGTGTTGGAAAAGCATTTAATTGATTTGTATTTAGTTGGTAAACGTGTTGCAAAAATCAAACCGCATTTTATTGATTTGTATTAAGCTGGACTTAGTTTTTTTTTGTGGCTTTTTGATTagttatgaataataataatatcaaactTTATGgcatttttatttgagttattaACATTTAATCGTTTAGAAAACTGGCAATGACTAAAAAGAGGCACGGCGTTTCTTTTTTCGTTTATGACTGTGTTGAGAAGAAATGTTCCAGTGTAAATGAGTTATATTGCCTCGTGCTTGTTTAATTTATAAGAAACTGAACATATCATTTACTTCAAGAgttgtaaaatattataaaacaagGGATTATTTTGACATTTTGAACAACTTTGGCATTTTTGTCAAtgtgaaaatattgatattctTTGCTTCGCGTGAGTCACCTAAACCCaaactcatttttttcatttgcttttttttctttcttaagaatcctgaagaaaaagagaaattattcGTTATCTTAAGTTTTTAACTTTGCAACATAGCCttaattttttgttggttttttgtgGCTTTGATTCATAAGCATAAGCTTTAGCCAATTACCTGACAACAGGTTCCAAATAAGTGAAACTTCATCATACTTTGTTTACAATGGAGTATATTTCTCCATTTCTTCTCttcaacataatttttttttttctaaagtaCATTATGATAAACTCTTTTTTAAGTATATATgttttactaattatttattatatattatgccaatttaaaaacttaatttaaacaattaataaaaataaaaaacttaaaagtaCTTTATGTGGTTGTAAATAAAGACTTACTCTGATAAACTTTCGGTTAactcaatataatatatatcgtttttcctttctttttagtGTCATAGTGTCAAAGATACTCCAATTCATTGTATAATTTTACATCTCATAttgtatcttcttttttttttttttttggtgtccaattaaataattaaacaatgtgtttttatcaaataaaattagacaatatatattatataatttttcaaatataataatatattgaaaacgacccattaataaattttgttcCTCATTAGCCGGTTCTGAGAAATTTTTTCATCATATAACAGATTTGTTATACATGTTGAAAAATGTGACTATAATTGAATTGTAATtggaatttctttctttttttcttttttcttttttttggcttaactAGAACAATCAAGAAGAAAAGTTTCAGCATCAATATtattagaaatttaataattaaaattcaaagaaaaagggagaaaaaaaaatgaagataactaataatattattaaattaagtgGCTCTGTGCATAGATtacattaattatcatttagaaaatgaaatgaaaaagcaACTACTTTAATGCATATCTAGCATAGAATACGTATTAAAATTCAAAGgaacaaaagaatatatatatatatatatatatatatatgtatatgtatatatttgaaagatgatcaataatattatcaaattgaATGCCTTTATGAACGCATTATATTAagttattaattatcatttagaaaatgaaataaaaatggaattacTTTAACACATATCcaacatataatatatgcatTGCGTTCCAATACAACCTAGACTTTATTGGCCAAGATAAAATTATTAACCTTGTATGTATATCTATACATGGTGAAAATGGGACCGCAATTCGACTTTAAATGTGAATtgtaattggaattttttttttttttttttttggcttaactggaacaatcaatttttttttttttaattttgttaaaaacatCAAAGCAGAAAAGTTTCAGCATCGATATTATTAGAgatttaaataattgaaaaagcaACAACGTAGAACACGCAGCCACGGACCACCTTGACTTTGACTTTTGGGAAAAGGAGGGTGTCCGAGAAGCGAGGACCGCTGGATCACCTGGACAAAGAGGGGCAGCTCTACCTACGAACTTCTCGGAGGGCATTTTCATCAACGTGGAAATATTCACCTGCAAGGCTCGGCGTTTCATTTTTCGAGCAGCAGAGGAAAACACCATGGCCCACGAGATAAATTCCATGCCTTATTCACCCTCAGCTTGTGAACCATGGCCTTTCTTCATTTAAACAATCTCTCAGGGATGGTCTTGGTGGATGTGGGACAAGAATATCAAGGTTTATCTCTGTTAAATAAGATTAGTATATTTTAAGTactatatttactttttaagaattggaaaataatataacaatcaaGGATTACTTTGACCCTCTGAGCCAAAATTTAATAGTcaaattatattcaaaacagatttaaaaaaataagtgtGAACCTTTAAAGCGatttttttgctttaaatttttttgagttTATATTGACTTGTGTGTGCCACATATACCTAAactcaattattttttcatttgtttttatttcttttcttacaTTATTTGTTAACCCAATTTTTTCTTGcaaaatacccttatattttttgttggtgTTTTTGTATGGCTTTGATTAATTAGCAAAAGCATGCAAATAAATGAGTCCTTTTACAATCCCAAATGCTATTTCTTCTGTCCTCCGTCTCTAACTGGGTTGTTATTTCTCCTCACAATTACCTGACAATATAAGGTTCCGAGCTAGTGAAACCTTCATCATAGTTTGTTTACAATATTGAAGCATATTTCTTCATCTCTTTATATTACATTGAATGTTATATTATCGTTTCGCCTTCAATTGGACAAACGTAGAATCTTTGTATCAATATTTTTGAATGAACTTGGATGTGATTGGAACATCGGTTTTTTAGTTTGAACCCAAATCCTTTATTTGTCTTTGTTGTATGtttgagttttttttctttttttttttttttttttaacatgatgAAAGCGATAATTACTTGTAATTTCATAATTTCATAGCTTACAacaaaacaagcaaagaattgatccttatttttttagttttctacGTTTAgtttcttaaagaaaaaaatggaaaacaaaagtTACATtgtaataaactttttttttag is a genomic window containing:
- the LOC132800149 gene encoding G-type lectin S-receptor-like serine/threonine-protein kinase LECRK3 codes for the protein MAILFLLLLQLPLSVVVAQTNGKINVPTSLTAGSNNYFWLSPSKDFAFGFHQLDDDAFVLAIWYYKLSAQFTPVWYANANKGKPVPRNSKLELTSDSALVLKNGAQTLWNSGKTSSAEVNYAVMNDTGNFMLLDIFNRPIWESFNYPTDTLLPSQIMKLGGSLSARTSDTDFTPRRFQFRLANNGIAELITINLPGNQSYDTYDSKGDTSDPGNQVELDSSGLHVLTENGSKIFVSKLENPISDPLDYYMRVTLNFDGALTINSHSKDPSAANETWRTLKSIPNNVCWKVNGARGGGVCGFNSICSTQSDRRANCTCPNGYSLVNTDDAYSGCRPNFLLGCDGSSRQIYPENHFMQEKSDVNFPFTDYEVLSSTDRESCKNECLHDCLCAAVVYSPFANCWKKRPPLSNGRVESYTTTYIKTAYNSSHVIPLPPPNPKDPAKDKNTLVIVVLSVLLGSSVLVIFVGAARMGFFCIFNRKLLAVEISTNDTSVESRLRQFTYKELTEATNGFKEELGRGSCGIVYKGETRSTGLIPVKMLDRVFEDSDKEFKAEVNIISQTHHKNLVRLVGYCDEKQHRLLVYEFLGNGTLARFLFGDLKPNWKQRTQIACGIARGLVYLHEECRTQIIHCDIKPQNILLDEYYNAQISDFGLAKFLLINQSHTKTNIRGTKGYVAPEWFRSAPVSVKVDVYSFGVLLLEIICCRRNVDMEIDEEEKRILTDWVYDRYLEGKLDYLVKNDKEAMEDMKIVERFVIVAIWCLQENPHVRPTMKQVMLMLEGILQVSSPPSPCPFSSIN